The DNA sequence CCGAGTGGACCCCGTCCACACCACAGGCGGGGTTGTCCCGGATCCCTCGTCGCTGTCGGCGGTGCTTGCACAACCAGCCCGGACTGGCGGTGTCCGGCCGGACGAGACCCGACCACAGCAGCGTGCGATGCGGCTGGACACCGCCAGGCCGGGATGGTTCCCTTTAGGGCGACGACAGCGACGAGGGATCCGGGACTCGGCGACCAACACACAAACCGCCGCCGAGGCGGGGGGTTGGGGATCCCTCAGAGTCTCGAGTGCCCCCGCCGGAGGCGCCTGCTTTTGACTGTTGGCGCCCACCACACGCGGCCGCCAGCCGCCAGACCAAACGTGTGCGCAGTGACTCGGACCCGCGCGCGGTCGTGCCCAGCACCACCGCCAGCCGCCAGCGCAACCACCGGCACACCACCGAACTGCGCCACCCAGCGGATCCTTCTTAAAGCCCTGCGAAGCCGTCAAAAAAGGCCTTTGACTGTCAATCCACAAACAAACCGCACCCGCCACCAGCACCCACACATAGGTCAGCAGCGCCACAAAATGCTGCCCCGCCCGACTCGCGCACCAAGCGACGGTGGCGGCTGCCGGTCTCGGTCGCCGCCCACCACCCGCACACCGAGCCGTGCCACCGACAACACCAGCCCTTAACCTGCGCCCCGGCCTGACCTCGCGCATCCCGCCGGGCCCTTGACAGCCCTTGAGTTACCGGTAACACTCTCGTCCCACGAAGCCGTCGTCGACAGCGGCGACTCCTCCTGGACGAAATCCCACCCACTGGCGCCCCTGACATCCGCCTCAGACCTGCCCGAAGGAGCGACGTGAACCTCAGCAAGCGCGCTGTCGGCCGCCGACGGCATGTCGCTGCCGAGCGCGCCCGGCGAGCGCGTCATGCTGGTCAAGGATCTGATCCCGGCCGCCGTGGCTGTCCGTGGCGGTCCGTGGCGCGCGGGCCGAGCGGTGGGCCGCGGCGGCTCGATAAGCTGCGCGGATGGCGGGCGACGGGGCCGGTGGGCGCGAGGACGAGGAGAGCGGTCGAGTGACCAGTGAGCGGGTGCGGCCTGTCGAGGCGGTGCGCGGCGGCGGCCGGCCGGGGTTGCGGGATGTGGCCGAGCTGGCCGGGGTCTCGCACCAGACGGTGTCGCGGGTGTTCAAGGACCACCCGCGGGTCAGTGCCGAGACCCGGGCCAAGGTGCTGGCCGCGGCCGCGCAGCTGGACTTCCGGCCCAACGCCATCGCGCGCGCGCTGGCCACCGGGTCCTCGCGGACCATCGGGGTGGTCAGCTTCGACACCACGCTGTTCGGTCCCGCCTCCATGGTCAGCGCTATCGAGAGCAGTGCCCGGGACGCCGACTACTTCGTCTCCGTCATGGGCCTGGCCTCGCCCAGCCGGCGCTCGGTGGCTGAGGCCGCCGACCGGCTGCGCGGGCAGGGCGTGGACGGCATCATCCTCATCCCCGGGCACGTCCCGGCCGACCAGGTGGTGCGGCACCTGCCCGGCATGCTGCCGGTGGTCGCGCTGTCCGCGGCGCAGACCGTGGCCTCGGCGACCGTGGACCAGTACGACGGTCCGCTCGCGGCAGTGCGGCACCTGCTGGACCTCGGCCACGCCACGGTGCACCACCTCACCGGCCCCGCGGACTGGAGCGAGGCGCGCGAGCGCGAGCGTGCCTGGCGTGACGCGCTGACCGCGGCCGGGGCGCCGGTGCCGGAGCCGCTGCCCGGGGACTGGAGCGCGGCCTCCGGCTACGAGCGCGGCAAGCTGCTGGCCGCCGACCCCGCGGTGACCGCGGTGTTCGCCGCCAACGACCAGCTGGCGCTCGGTGTGCTGCTGGCGCTGCACGAGGCCGGGCGGCGGGTGCCGGAGGACGTGAGCGTCATCGGCTACGACGACATCCCCGAGGCCGCCTTCTTCACCCCGCCGCTGACCACCGTGCGCCAGGACTTCGCCGCGCTCGGCCGCCGCAGCATGGCGCTGCTGCTGGACCAGATCGGCGGCGCCCAGCCGGCCACGCCGACCGCGGCGGTCATACCCACCGAGCTCGTGGTGCGCCGCAGTACCGCGCGGCGTACCTGACCAGTTTCACCAGCCAACGCATGAGGAACCGCGGAGGGATCGCGTCCGACCATGAGCAGTGTTACCGCTAACATCGAGCAGTACGTCGTGGGCGTCGACTTCGGCACGCTGTCCGGGCGCGCCGTCGTGGTCCGCGTCGCCGACGGCCGGGAAGTCGGCAGCGCGGTCGTCGAGTACCGGCACGGCGTCATCGACCACCGGCTCCCGGACGGCACCGGCCCGCTCCCGCCGGACTGGGCGTTGCAGAACCCTGAGGACTGGCGCGAGGTGCTGCGCGGCGCGGTCCCCGCGGCCCTGGCCGCCGGCGGCGTCGACCCCGCCGCGGTGATCGGCCTGGCCACCGATTTCACCGCCTGCACCGTGCTGCCCGCGCTGGCCGACGGCACGCCGCTGTGCGAGGTCGAGGGCCTGGCCGGGGTGCCGCACGCCTGGCCGAAGCTGTGGAAGCACCACGCCGCGCAGGGCCAGGCCGACGCGATCAACGCCCTGGCCGCCGAGCGCGGCGAGGCCTGGGCACCGCGCTACGGCGGCAAGCAGTCCTCGGAGTGGGAGTTCGCCAAGGCGCTCCAGGTCCTCCAGGAAGCGCCGGACGTCTACGACCACTGCGAACGCTGGATCGAGGCCGCCGACTGGATCGTCTGGGAACTGACCGGCACCGAGTCCCGCAACGCCTGCACCGCCGGATACAAGGGGATCTTCCAGGACGGCTCCTATCCGTCCACTGACTTCCTGGCCGCCCTCGACCCGCGCTTCGCCGACTTCGCGACCACCCGCCTGGAGCACCCCGGCGGCCTGGCCGCCCTCGGCTCCCGCGTCGGCGGGCTCAGCGAGCGCGCCGCGAAGTGGACCGGCCTGCCTGCCGGTATCGCGGTCGCCGCCGGGAACGTCGACGCGCACGTCACCGCCCCGGCGGCGCGCGCCGTCGAACCCGGCAAGCTGCTGGCGATCATGGGCACCTCCACCTGCCACGTCCTCAACAGCCCGATCCTGGCCGACGTCCCGGGCATCTGCGGGGTCGTGGACGGCGGCATCAGCGCCGGCTACTACGGCTACGAGGCCGGGCAGAGCGCGGTCGGCGACATCTTCGCCTGGTGGACCCGCCTGACCGGCCAGGACCACGACGCGCTGACCGCGGCCGCCGAGCACCAGCCGGTCGGCGGCCACGGCCTGGTCGCCCTGGACTGGATGGGCGGCAACCGCTCGATCCTGGTCGACCACGACCTGTCCGGTGTGGTCATCGGGCTGACGCTGGCCACCCGCCCCGAGGAGGTCTACCGCGCGCTGCTGGAGGCCACCGCCTTCGGCACCCGCGTCATCGTCGAGGCCTTCGAAGCCGGCGGCGTCGGGGTCGCCGAGTTCGTGGTCGCGGGCGGCCTGAAGCGGAACAGCTTCCTGATGCAGCTCTACGCCGACATCCTGCGCCGGCCGGTCTCGGTCGCGGTGTCCGAGCAGGCCCCGGCGCTCGGCTCGGCGATCCACGCCGCCGTCGCCGCCGGGGCGTACCCGGACGTCCCGGCCGCCGCCGAGGCGATGGGCGCGTGCGAGGCCGCCGCCTACGTCCCGGACCCGGCGCGCGCCGACGCCTACGACGTGCTGTTCGCCGAGTACCGCGCGCTCCATGACGCGTTCGGCTTTGACGACCATCAGCACAGCGGTGGCAGCGGGGGAGCGCTCCACCGCCTGCGCAAGATCCGCAACGCCGCCCTCGCCTCCGACCCTGCCTCTGAGAAAGGCCGAGCACAGTGAGCACCGACATAGCCCGGATCCGCCGAGAGGTCTGCGACCTGCACGCCGAGCTGGTTCGCTACCAGCTCGTGGTGTGGACCGCGGGCAACGTCTCGGCGCGCGTGCCGGGGGCGGACCTGATGGTCATCAAGCCCTCCGGCGTCGCCTACGACGACCTGACCCCGGCGAACATGATCGTCTGCGACCTCGACGGCGACGTGGTGGAAGGGGACCTCGCGCCGTCCTCCGACACCGCCGCGCACGCCTACGTCTACCGGCACCTGCCCGAGGTCGGCGGCGTCGTGCACACCCACTCCACCTACGCCTCGGCCTGGGCGGCGCGCGGCGAGCCGGTGCCGTGCGTGCTGACCGCGATGGCCGACGAGTTCGGCGGGGAGATCCCGGTCGGACCGTTCGCGCTGATCGGCGACGACTCGATCGGCCGCGGCATCGTCGAGACCCTGTCCGGCAGCAACTCCCCGGCCGTGCTCATGCGCAACCACGGTGTGTTCACCGTCGGCGAGAGCGCCAAGGCCGCGGTCAAGGCGGCCGTGATGACCGAGGACGTGGCCCGCACGGTCCATCTGGCCCGCGCGCACGGCCGGCCGCTGCCCATCGGGGAGCAGGACATCGCCTCGCTGTACGACCGCTATCAGAACGTTTACGGCCAGTCCTCGGACCGGTCCGCCTCACAGGGAGACGCACAGCGATGACCGCCGAAATCTGGTTCCTCACCGGTTCGCAGGGCATGTACGGCGAGGACACGCTGCGGCAGGTCGCCGAGCAGTCGCGCGAGGTCGCCGCGGCCCTGGACGCCGACGGCGCGATACCCGTGCCGATCTCCTGGCGCCCGGTGCTCACCGACAGCGCCGCGATCCGGCGGGTGATGCTGGAGGCCGACGCGGACGACGACTGCGTCGGCGTGATCGCCTGGATGCACACGTTCTCCCCGGCCAAGATGTGGATCGCCGGCCTGGACGCGCTGCGCAAGCCGCTGCTGCACCTGCACACCCAGGCCAACCGCGCGCTGCCGTGGGCCGGCATCGACATGGACTTCATGAACCTGAACCAGGCCGCGCACGGCGACCGCGAGTTCGGGTATGTGCAGAGCCGGCTCGGCGTGCCGCGCAAGACCGTGTTCGGGCACGTCTCCGATCCCACGGTCACCTCCCGCGTCGGCGACTGGTCGCGCGCCGCCCTGGCCGCCGCCGCCCTGCGCACGCTGCGCCTGGCACGCTTCGGCGACAACATGCGGGACGTCGCGGTCACCGAGGGCGACAAGGTCGAGGCCGAGCTGACGTTCGGCGTGTCGGTGAACGGCCACGGCGTCAACGCGCTGGCCGAGGCGGTCGAGCATGCCCCGCAGGAGGCGGTCGACGAGCTCGTCGCCGAGTACCCGGACCTGTACGACATCGCCCCGGAGCTGCTGCCCGGCGGCGATCGGCACGAATCGCTGCGCTACGGCGCGCGCATCGAGGCGGGACTGCGCCGGTTCCTCGCCGACGGCGGCTTCGGCGCCTTCACCACGAACTTCGAGGACCTCGGCGCCCTGCGCCAGCTCCCGGGCCTGGCGGTGCAGCGCCTGATGGCCGACGGCTACGGCTTCGGCGGCGAGGGCGACTGGAAGACCGCGGTGCTGCTGCGGGCGCTGAAGGCCGCCGCGGTCGGACTGCCCGGCGGCACGTCCTTCATGGAGGACTACACCTACCACCTGGAGGGCGACCGCGGCCTGGTGCTCGGCGCGCACATGCTCGAGGTCTGTCCCAGCATCGCGGCCGGCCGTCCGAAACTGGAGCTGCACCCGCTGTCCATCGGCGGCCGCGAAGACCCGGTCCGCCTGGTCTTCGACGCGGCCCCCGGCCCGGCGTTCGTGGCCGGCCTGTCCGACCTCGGCGACCGCTTCCGCCTGGTCGCCAACGAGATCGACACCATCGCCCCGCCCGAGCCGCTGCCGAACCTGCCGGTGGCGCGCGCCGTCTGGGCGCCCCGACCGGACCTGCGCACCTCCGCAGAAGCCTGGCTCATCGCCGGCGCGCCGCATCACACGGTGTACTCCTCGGCGCTGAGCACCGAGGTGCTGCGCGACCTGGCCGAGATCGTCGGGGTCGAGCTGCTGGTCATCGACGAGGAGACGCGGGTGCGGCAGTTCGAGCGGGAGCAGCGGTGGAACCAGGCGTACTACCGGCTGGCGAGGGGGTTCTGACGCTGCTGAGTCCGCTGCGTCATCTGCTGGTACGAACTGTCGTCGGACCTACAACGCTGGTAGGACCTGAAGCTCGACTGCCAGGACGATGACATGCGCCTCCGCTGTCGGCGAAGGTGTGTCGCGTGAACCCGGCGCGCATCCCGCACGCCGACGGCAGGAGGGGCGCCGATGCGCGAACGCGGACGAGTCACAGCACTGGCCACCGCCGCGGCGGCGGCCGGACTCCTGCTGAGCGCCTGTTCGAGCAGCGGCACGGTCGGCGGCGCGCCGGGTCCGCAGGCCGGTGCCGGAACCAGCACCGGCGCCAGCACCAGCACCAGTACCGGTGCATCGCAACCCTGCACACCGACGCCGGCGAACGGCGACTGCGGCGTCTACAACGGCACCTGGAAGGGGACCACGAGCGGTACCGCGGTCACGCTGACGGTGACCCGCGACCAGGCCGAGCTGAAGGCGCCGCACGACTGTCCCGGCTCCTTCGACGGCCAGCTCCTGCTGCTGACCTGCCAGGACGGCAACACCGACCGGCAGACTGGGAGCGCGACGCTGTCCGCGGATCACAAAACCCTGACTGTCTCCTGGGACGGCGGCATCACCGACGCCCTGACCAAGAGCTGAGAATCGCAGCACGCGAGGGGCGGTGCCGAGTTCGGCACCGCCCCTCGCACTTCCAGTAGATCGGGCTAGAACGCCCCGGTCCCGTTCGGCGTCCCCAGCCCCGTCGGCCCGTCGTAGCCAGCTCCGGCGGTGCACAGGTACGTCGGCGTGCAGGTCCCGTTCGACCCGCTGGTCACGTCGAACAGCGCGCCGGGGTTCGTGTACGGCTGGTGGCCGTACTGGACCGTGGCGGTGTTCCCGGCCAGCGCGTAGACCGAGGCGATGATCGGCGAGGACGCGCTGGTCCCGCCGACCTGCACCCAGCCGTCGGCGCCGGTGGCCAGGCCCAGGGACAGCAGCAGGTCGCAGAACGCCCCGCCGCCGCAGCTGTTCGCGGTGTCGTAGACGGCCACGCCCGTGTTCGGGTCGGCGACCGCGGACACGTCCGCGACCGTCCGGTGCGCGCACCCGGTGTCCGTCTGCCACGCCGGCTTCGGCTCCTGCGTCGAGCAGCCGCTGCCGGCGCCGGACCACGCGGTCTCGGTCCAGCCGCGGGCGTTCGAGGCGGTGCTCAGGCTGGTGCCGCCGACCGCGGTGACGTACGGCGAGGCCGCCGGCCACAGCACGCCGTAGCCGCCGTCGCCGGAGCTGGCGGTGATCGCCTTGCCGGGGTGGTTGAAGTGCGAGTCGGCGGCCAGCGTCGAGCTGTCCTCGGCCGCGCCCCAGCTGTTGGAGATCGACACCACGGCCGGGTTCGCCGCGGCGGTGTCCTCGGCGGTGGTCAGCGACGTGGTGTCCGCGCCGGCCGCCTCCACCAGCAGGATCCGGCAGCCCGGGCAGATCGCCGAGACCATGTCCAGGTCCAGACTCTCCTCCTCGGCCCAGCCGTAGTCCGCCGTCGGCAGCGGCGAGGCCGCCCCGTTACCGTTCACCTTCTGGAAGCAGCCGCTCGCGGCGGTGCAGGCCGGAAGGCCGTACGCGCTGCGGTAGGCGGCCAGGTCCGAGGCGGCGTTGGGGTCGTCGAAGGCGTCGACGATCGCCACCGTGCGCCCGGCCCCGCTCGTGCCGCTGAGCTTGTACGCCGATATCAGGTCCGAAGGTTTGAGCCCGGAGCTGGTCGGGCTGCCGGTGGTGTTCGGCGCGAGCCGTCCCCGTCCCAGGCACTGCGCCTGGCCCTTGACGACCTTGGCGCACCCGAACGGGACGATCGGGGCGAGGGTCGGCCGGGCCCCGCGAGCCACCGCCGCGCTGCCGGTCGCGGCGCTCGCCGGCGCGCCGAACGCCAGGACGAGAGCGAACGCCGCGCCGAGCGCCGCGACGCGGACGCCGGAGCGCCGCAGGAATCTCGCGACGGACGGGGGAACACGATCGTACATATTGCCTCCCGGTGGTGGATGAACGGGAGCGACAGCCCCCACCGGGAATATGCGAGCCTTGCCAATAGGAGTCAATCCTCTGCCGCAGGCCCGTAGATCCACATACAGAGCAAAGAACGGAGTGTTCTGCCGTGTCGCAGCATGATGAGGAACTAGTCCTGGCGCGCATCGCGAAGGGACTCGTCTATACCGAGACAGAAGCCGCCTTCCAGGCCTCGCGGCGCCGCACCGATGAGATATTCGAGTACAACCACACTCCACCGAGCGAACCGGACAAACGGCGGGCCCTGCTGGAGGCGATCTTCGGCTCGGTCGGTGCGCGCACCGTCCTGCTGCCGCCGTTCGCCGCCGGGTTCGGCAGCAACGTGCACATCGGCGACGACTTCTTCGGCAACGTGAACCTGACGTTCGTCGACGACGTCGACATCCGGATCGGCGACGGCGTCATGATCGCGCCGAGCGTGACCCTGACCACCACCGGCCATCCGGTGCACCCGGCGCGTCGCGCGGACTTCGGCCGGTTCTCGGAGTCGATCGTCATTGAGGACAAGGTCTGGATCGGGAGCAACGCCGTGGTGCTGCCGGGGGTGCGCATCGGCTATGGATCGGTGATCGGGGCCGGCAGCGTCGTCAGCCGGGACATTCCGGCGATGACGGTCGCGGTCGGGACGCCGTGCCGCGTGCTGCGGGAAATCACCGAGGCGGACCTCAAGACGCGCACTGCGGAGGCTTGAGGAAGCCTCTGGAGAACCCCTGGCGAGCCTCTGCGGAGCCCCTGCGCAACCCGCGTAGCCAAAGACCACCGCGTGATCTACTTTGGAGGGAATCTGGACGGGTGATCACGTGGCGGTTTCCTCCCGGCACGCCCCGGACCACACCGAGACCGTGGCGTGGTCGGGCGCGGGCTTCGCCTTCGTCGGGCGCGAACGCGAGATCGGCCTGCTGCTGGCCGCCGTCCGGCACCCGCCGGCCGTGGTCCTGGTCGAGGGCGAGGCCGGCATCGGCAAGTCCCGCCTGGTGCACGAGGCCGCCGGAGCTGTCGCCGCGGCCGGCGGCCGGGTCCTGACCGGGCTGTGCCACCCGCTGCGCGAACCGTACCCCTACGGACCGGTCATCGACGCGCTGCGCAAGGCCGGCGACCGGCTCCCGTCGGCCGCCGACATCCCGCCGAGCGTCGGCGCGCTGGCGCCGCTGCTGCCCGATCTGGCCGACCGGCTCCCGGCCCCGCCCGCACCGGCCGCCGACGCCCACGCCAAGCGCTACCAGCTGGTCAACGGCCTGCGCTCGTTCCTGGCCGGCCTGGGCTCGACGGTCCTGGTCATCGAGGACGCGCACTGGATCGACGAGGCTACCCGCGAACTGCTCCTGCTGCTCACCCGCGACATGCCCGAACAGCTCAGCCTGGTCCTCACCTACCGCGACGAGGACCTGCCGCCGGGCGTGTCGGTCCTGGGCCCCTCCTACCGGCGCCAGCCGGGGGTCAGCGGCGCCGCGATCCACCTCAACCCGCTGTCCGGCTCCGACGTGCTGGCCCTGGCCCACGACGCGCTCGGCAAGCACGCCACCCCCGAGCTGGGCAGCGCCCTGTACCAGCGCAGCGAGGGCCTGCCGCTGGCCGCCGAGGAGGACCTGATCACGCTGTCCGAGCGCGGCCCCGGCACGGACCCCGGCCCCGGCGGCGACCTGATCGACGACCTCGCGCACGCCGAGGTGCCCCGCGGGCTGCGCGAGGCGTTCACCGAACGCCTCAGCGCCCTGTCCGCCCCGGCCCGGACCGTCGTCGAAGCCGCCGCCGTCCTGGACGTCCCGGCGC is a window from the Catenulispora sp. EB89 genome containing:
- a CDS encoding ribulokinase; this translates as MSSVTANIEQYVVGVDFGTLSGRAVVVRVADGREVGSAVVEYRHGVIDHRLPDGTGPLPPDWALQNPEDWREVLRGAVPAALAAGGVDPAAVIGLATDFTACTVLPALADGTPLCEVEGLAGVPHAWPKLWKHHAAQGQADAINALAAERGEAWAPRYGGKQSSEWEFAKALQVLQEAPDVYDHCERWIEAADWIVWELTGTESRNACTAGYKGIFQDGSYPSTDFLAALDPRFADFATTRLEHPGGLAALGSRVGGLSERAAKWTGLPAGIAVAAGNVDAHVTAPAARAVEPGKLLAIMGTSTCHVLNSPILADVPGICGVVDGGISAGYYGYEAGQSAVGDIFAWWTRLTGQDHDALTAAAEHQPVGGHGLVALDWMGGNRSILVDHDLSGVVIGLTLATRPEEVYRALLEATAFGTRVIVEAFEAGGVGVAEFVVAGGLKRNSFLMQLYADILRRPVSVAVSEQAPALGSAIHAAVAAGAYPDVPAAAEAMGACEAAAYVPDPARADAYDVLFAEYRALHDAFGFDDHQHSGGSGGALHRLRKIRNAALASDPASEKGRAQ
- a CDS encoding LacI family DNA-binding transcriptional regulator, with the translated sequence MAGDGAGGREDEESGRVTSERVRPVEAVRGGGRPGLRDVAELAGVSHQTVSRVFKDHPRVSAETRAKVLAAAAQLDFRPNAIARALATGSSRTIGVVSFDTTLFGPASMVSAIESSARDADYFVSVMGLASPSRRSVAEAADRLRGQGVDGIILIPGHVPADQVVRHLPGMLPVVALSAAQTVASATVDQYDGPLAAVRHLLDLGHATVHHLTGPADWSEARERERAWRDALTAAGAPVPEPLPGDWSAASGYERGKLLAADPAVTAVFAANDQLALGVLLALHEAGRRVPEDVSVIGYDDIPEAAFFTPPLTTVRQDFAALGRRSMALLLDQIGGAQPATPTAAVIPTELVVRRSTARRT
- a CDS encoding sugar O-acetyltransferase; translation: MSQHDEELVLARIAKGLVYTETEAAFQASRRRTDEIFEYNHTPPSEPDKRRALLEAIFGSVGARTVLLPPFAAGFGSNVHIGDDFFGNVNLTFVDDVDIRIGDGVMIAPSVTLTTTGHPVHPARRADFGRFSESIVIEDKVWIGSNAVVLPGVRIGYGSVIGAGSVVSRDIPAMTVAVGTPCRVLREITEADLKTRTAEA
- a CDS encoding peptidase S8, producing the protein MYDRVPPSVARFLRRSGVRVAALGAAFALVLAFGAPASAATGSAAVARGARPTLAPIVPFGCAKVVKGQAQCLGRGRLAPNTTGSPTSSGLKPSDLISAYKLSGTSGAGRTVAIVDAFDDPNAASDLAAYRSAYGLPACTAASGCFQKVNGNGAASPLPTADYGWAEEESLDLDMVSAICPGCRILLVEAAGADTTSLTTAEDTAAANPAVVSISNSWGAAEDSSTLAADSHFNHPGKAITASSGDGGYGVLWPAASPYVTAVGGTSLSTASNARGWTETAWSGAGSGCSTQEPKPAWQTDTGCAHRTVADVSAVADPNTGVAVYDTANSCGGGAFCDLLLSLGLATGADGWVQVGGTSASSPIIASVYALAGNTATVQYGHQPYTNPGALFDVTSGSNGTCTPTYLCTAGAGYDGPTGLGTPNGTGAF
- a CDS encoding L-ribulose-5-phosphate 4-epimerase, whose product is MSTDIARIRREVCDLHAELVRYQLVVWTAGNVSARVPGADLMVIKPSGVAYDDLTPANMIVCDLDGDVVEGDLAPSSDTAAHAYVYRHLPEVGGVVHTHSTYASAWAARGEPVPCVLTAMADEFGGEIPVGPFALIGDDSIGRGIVETLSGSNSPAVLMRNHGVFTVGESAKAAVKAAVMTEDVARTVHLARAHGRPLPIGEQDIASLYDRYQNVYGQSSDRSASQGDAQR
- the araA gene encoding L-arabinose isomerase, with the protein product MTAEIWFLTGSQGMYGEDTLRQVAEQSREVAAALDADGAIPVPISWRPVLTDSAAIRRVMLEADADDDCVGVIAWMHTFSPAKMWIAGLDALRKPLLHLHTQANRALPWAGIDMDFMNLNQAAHGDREFGYVQSRLGVPRKTVFGHVSDPTVTSRVGDWSRAALAAAALRTLRLARFGDNMRDVAVTEGDKVEAELTFGVSVNGHGVNALAEAVEHAPQEAVDELVAEYPDLYDIAPELLPGGDRHESLRYGARIEAGLRRFLADGGFGAFTTNFEDLGALRQLPGLAVQRLMADGYGFGGEGDWKTAVLLRALKAAAVGLPGGTSFMEDYTYHLEGDRGLVLGAHMLEVCPSIAAGRPKLELHPLSIGGREDPVRLVFDAAPGPAFVAGLSDLGDRFRLVANEIDTIAPPEPLPNLPVARAVWAPRPDLRTSAEAWLIAGAPHHTVYSSALSTEVLRDLAEIVGVELLVIDEETRVRQFEREQRWNQAYYRLARGF